From Psychroflexus torquis ATCC 700755, the proteins below share one genomic window:
- the atpA gene encoding F0F1 ATP synthase subunit alpha — translation MAEVNSAEVSAILKKQISGFESESSLDEVGTVLRVGDGIANVYGLTNAQLGELVEFEGGLNGMVLNLEEDTVGVVLLGKSNTINEGDSVKRTKKTSSIQVGEGIVGRVVNTLGQTIDGKGEIEGETFLMPIERKAPGVIYREPVTEPMQTGIKSIDAMVPVGRGQRELVIGDRQTGKTSVCIDTILNQKEFYDKGEPVYCIYVAIGQKASTVAGIANLLEEKGALAYTTIVAANASDPAAMQVYAPLAGAAIGEYFRDTGRPALIIYDDLSKQAVAYREVSLLLRRPPGREAYPGDVFYLHSRLLERAAKIINDDDIAKQMNDLPEALKGKVKGGGSLTALPIIETQAGDVSAYIPTNVISITDGQIFLTSDLFNSGVRPAIDVGISVSRVGGSAQIKSMKKVAGTLKLDQAQYRELEAFAKFGSDLDASTQNTIEKGKRNVEILKQSEASPFAVEDQIAIVFAGTKNLMRDVPVNKIKEFEKDYLSFLNAKYRNVLDQLKAGKLTDEITDALTSAAKEISSKYKA, via the coding sequence ATGGCTGAAGTAAACTCTGCTGAAGTTTCAGCAATCTTAAAAAAACAAATCTCTGGATTCGAATCTGAATCTTCTCTAGACGAAGTAGGAACAGTTCTTCGTGTTGGAGATGGTATTGCCAATGTGTACGGGTTAACCAACGCACAGTTAGGTGAGCTTGTTGAATTTGAGGGAGGACTTAACGGTATGGTACTGAACTTAGAGGAAGACACTGTTGGTGTGGTTCTTTTAGGAAAGTCTAATACTATTAATGAAGGAGACTCCGTTAAGCGAACTAAGAAAACGTCTTCTATCCAAGTGGGTGAAGGTATTGTAGGTCGTGTTGTTAATACATTAGGTCAAACTATTGATGGTAAGGGAGAGATTGAAGGAGAAACTTTCTTAATGCCTATCGAAAGAAAAGCGCCTGGAGTAATTTATAGAGAGCCTGTTACCGAGCCAATGCAAACAGGAATAAAATCTATAGATGCTATGGTGCCTGTGGGTCGTGGACAAAGAGAATTGGTGATTGGAGATAGACAGACTGGTAAAACTTCTGTATGTATCGATACCATTCTTAATCAAAAGGAATTTTACGATAAAGGAGAACCTGTATATTGTATCTACGTAGCGATTGGACAGAAAGCGTCTACAGTGGCTGGTATTGCAAATCTTCTAGAAGAAAAAGGAGCATTAGCCTATACTACTATTGTTGCTGCAAATGCGTCAGATCCCGCTGCAATGCAGGTGTATGCCCCACTTGCTGGAGCTGCAATTGGTGAATATTTTAGAGATACGGGTCGTCCAGCTTTGATTATATATGATGATTTATCCAAGCAAGCTGTTGCTTACCGTGAGGTGTCTTTACTATTGAGAAGACCTCCAGGTCGTGAAGCCTATCCTGGTGATGTTTTCTATCTTCACTCCAGATTATTGGAACGTGCTGCAAAAATTATCAATGATGATGATATTGCAAAACAAATGAACGATTTACCCGAAGCTTTAAAAGGTAAAGTAAAAGGAGGAGGTTCTTTAACTGCACTTCCTATTATTGAGACTCAAGCTGGTGATGTTTCTGCTTATATTCCTACCAACGTGATTTCTATTACAGATGGTCAGATTTTCTTAACCTCAGATTTATTTAACTCTGGAGTAAGACCTGCTATTGATGTAGGAATCTCTGTTTCTCGTGTGGGGGGTTCTGCTCAAATTAAATCTATGAAAAAAGTAGCTGGTACTTTAAAATTAGACCAAGCTCAATATAGAGAATTAGAAGCTTTTGCTAAGTTTGGATCAGACTTAGATGCTTCGACTCAGAATACGATTGAAAAGGGAAAACGCAACGTTGAAATTCTTAAGCAGTCGGAGGCAAGTCCTTTCGCTGTTGAAGATCAAATAGCTATTGTTTTTGCAGGAACTAAAAACTTGATGAGAGATGTTCCCGTCAACAAGATTAAAGAATTCGAAAAAGATTATCTGTCTTTCCTAAACGCTAAGTACCGTAACGTCTTAGATCAATTGAAAGCGGGTAAACTAACAGATGAAATTACAGATGCACTCACAAGTGCTGCTAAAGAAATTTCCTCAAAATATAAAGCATAA
- a CDS encoding TonB-dependent receptor: MKKLLLGLFLVMGIGIYAQGVTTSSINGKITDNIDQPLPGANIIAVHTPTGTRYGVVTDFDGFYRIPNMRVGGPYTLEISYVGFNDITLSNFFLQLGDSERISKQMSESDNALDEVVISASRNGIFDSGQTGSNTNISQRQILNLPSATRSLGDFIRTTPEAQVGENGSISLGGQNNRYNAIYIDGAVNNDAFGLAGSGTNGGQTGVSPISIDAIESFQVNLSPFDVRQSGFAGGSISAITRSGSNNTEGSAYYYLRNQDLAGKTPTALNEDDRERLTDFSAKLFGARVGGALVKDKLFYFINYERQDEETPQPFEFNRYQGDTQNRQAFTNLRQGLINTYGYDPGVFDNNTSSLVSDKLIARIDWNVNDKNSITLKNSYVNAENTSPNQSSDRNINYTNAGVFFPSRTNSTTLEWSTTNGSNMSNNLIVAYTDVLDDRNPTGNPFPSVRIFDGPGSINFGSEAFSTANLLEQKTLNITNNFEVYSGRHKLTFGVNFEYFDSKNVFFRQNYGQYAFNSLDEFSTYLDNIDGNEAPARFFDRGYSLLGGIGDDSLGAAEFSYSQLGFYVQDDIDLSDDFKVSLGLRVDVPYFDDGLVNDDFNTRTVELLEANGKDLQGARVGKAIKSQIHFSPRLGFSWDVGGNKLTQVRGGVGVFTSRIPLAWPGGAYNNNGLTAGFVDERAIDGDIFFNGDPFSQPVQPGAEPGTGARGGQIDIFSPDFRLPQVAKYNIAVDQKLPIWGLIASGEFLYNDVLNAIFYENLNIKGPVGNLNGADNRPYYDRRDLIDDAYSNIILGTNTNEGYSYNATFKLTKPFENGFAGQLAYTYGESYNVFEGTSSQNSSQWRNIETVNGKNANPGIQRSNFALGSRITANMSYEYEWNDNVKSTVSLFYAGEEGSPFTYVYNNRPSNLLNDDSRDNALIYIPRDASEITFIGTPAEQAEQWEAFNGYINSSDYLSERRGQYSARNGERGPWSHIVDLKFLQDFSVDLNDKNHTFQLSFDIFNFTNLINKDWGRRPFIPGGVGILNVEEGGPDPVFSFNADQFQTEADIENFDDSGILSSRWQMQVGVRYIFN; encoded by the coding sequence ATGAAAAAATTGCTACTTGGCTTATTCTTAGTGATGGGAATTGGTATTTATGCACAAGGGGTAACTACTTCCTCTATTAATGGTAAGATCACAGACAATATTGATCAACCTCTTCCGGGGGCAAATATTATTGCTGTGCACACACCTACTGGAACACGGTATGGTGTTGTGACAGATTTTGACGGTTTCTACAGAATCCCTAACATGCGTGTTGGTGGACCTTACACTTTAGAAATTAGTTACGTTGGTTTTAACGACATTACTTTAAGTAATTTCTTTTTACAATTAGGCGATTCAGAAAGAATTAGCAAACAAATGTCGGAGTCAGACAACGCCTTGGATGAGGTGGTTATCTCGGCGTCTAGAAATGGTATTTTTGATTCTGGACAAACAGGATCAAATACAAACATTTCTCAAAGACAGATTTTGAATCTTCCATCTGCAACTCGATCTTTAGGAGATTTCATCAGAACAACTCCAGAAGCACAAGTTGGAGAAAATGGAAGCATTTCTTTGGGTGGTCAAAACAATAGATACAATGCCATTTATATTGATGGAGCGGTAAACAACGATGCTTTTGGACTTGCAGGTTCAGGAACCAATGGAGGACAAACGGGTGTAAGCCCAATCTCTATTGATGCTATTGAATCTTTTCAGGTTAATCTTTCTCCCTTTGATGTGAGGCAATCTGGTTTTGCTGGTGGGTCTATTAGTGCTATTACGCGTTCTGGATCTAATAATACAGAAGGTTCGGCATATTACTACTTAAGAAACCAAGATTTAGCAGGTAAGACACCTACAGCATTAAACGAAGATGATAGAGAGAGATTAACAGACTTTTCTGCAAAGCTTTTTGGAGCTAGAGTAGGTGGAGCACTTGTTAAAGACAAATTATTCTACTTTATTAACTACGAAAGACAGGATGAGGAAACGCCACAGCCTTTTGAATTTAACCGTTATCAAGGGGATACTCAAAATAGACAAGCTTTCACAAACCTAAGACAAGGTCTTATCAATACCTATGGATACGATCCAGGTGTGTTTGATAACAATACAAGTAGTTTGGTGAGTGATAAGTTAATTGCCCGTATTGACTGGAACGTAAATGATAAAAACAGCATTACACTTAAGAATAGTTATGTAAATGCTGAAAATACAAGTCCAAACCAAAGTAGTGATAGAAACATCAATTATACCAATGCAGGTGTATTTTTTCCTTCAAGAACTAACTCGACAACCTTAGAGTGGAGTACAACCAATGGTTCTAACATGTCTAATAACTTGATCGTCGCCTATACAGACGTATTAGATGATAGAAATCCAACTGGAAATCCATTTCCTTCTGTAAGAATATTTGACGGTCCAGGAAGTATAAACTTTGGTTCAGAGGCCTTTTCCACAGCTAACTTGTTAGAGCAGAAAACATTAAACATAACCAATAATTTTGAAGTTTATAGTGGACGTCATAAATTAACTTTTGGAGTTAACTTTGAATATTTTGATTCTAAAAATGTATTTTTTAGACAAAATTATGGTCAATATGCTTTTAATTCATTGGATGAATTTTCAACGTACTTAGATAATATTGACGGAAACGAAGCACCTGCTAGATTTTTTGATAGAGGCTATTCTCTTTTAGGAGGTATTGGTGATGACTCTTTAGGCGCAGCAGAATTTTCATATTCTCAGTTAGGGTTTTATGTTCAGGATGATATAGACTTATCTGATGATTTTAAAGTTAGTTTAGGTCTTCGTGTGGATGTTCCCTATTTTGATGATGGTTTAGTAAACGATGACTTCAACACAAGAACTGTAGAGCTTCTTGAAGCTAACGGAAAAGATTTACAAGGAGCGAGAGTCGGTAAGGCTATAAAAAGCCAAATTCATTTTTCTCCAAGACTTGGTTTTTCTTGGGACGTAGGTGGTAATAAATTAACCCAAGTAAGAGGTGGTGTAGGTGTATTTACTTCTAGAATTCCTTTGGCTTGGCCAGGAGGAGCCTATAACAATAACGGCTTAACTGCAGGATTCGTTGATGAAAGAGCAATAGATGGTGATATATTTTTTAATGGAGACCCCTTCAGTCAGCCTGTACAGCCAGGAGCTGAGCCAGGAACAGGAGCAAGAGGTGGACAAATAGATATCTTTTCTCCAGACTTCAGATTACCACAGGTCGCTAAGTATAATATCGCAGTAGATCAAAAACTACCAATATGGGGTTTAATCGCTTCCGGAGAATTTCTATATAACGACGTTTTAAATGCGATCTTTTATGAGAATTTAAACATTAAAGGCCCTGTAGGAAATCTTAATGGAGCAGACAATAGACCTTATTATGATAGACGTGACTTGATAGATGATGCTTATTCTAACATTATTTTAGGTACAAATACAAATGAGGGATATTCTTATAACGCTACGTTTAAACTAACAAAGCCTTTTGAAAATGGTTTTGCAGGTCAACTGGCCTACACTTATGGTGAGTCTTATAATGTTTTTGAAGGAACCTCTTCTCAAAACTCATCACAGTGGAGAAACATAGAAACGGTAAACGGTAAAAATGCTAACCCAGGTATTCAACGTTCTAACTTTGCATTAGGATCTAGAATCACAGCTAACATGAGCTATGAGTATGAGTGGAATGACAATGTAAAAAGTACTGTTTCCTTATTTTATGCTGGTGAAGAAGGGTCTCCATTTACTTATGTTTATAATAACAGACCATCAAACCTTCTTAATGATGATTCAAGAGACAACGCTTTAATATATATTCCTAGAGATGCTTCCGAGATTACTTTTATAGGTACACCAGCAGAACAAGCTGAGCAGTGGGAAGCTTTTAACGGTTACATTAATTCAAGTGATTACTTAAGCGAAAGAAGAGGACAGTATTCAGCGCGTAATGGAGAAAGAGGGCCATGGAGTCATATTGTAGACCTTAAATTTTTACAAGACTTTAGTGTGGATTTAAATGATAAGAATCATACGTTCCAACTCTCTTTTGATATTTTCAACTTTACAAATTTAATTAACAAGGATTGGGGTCGTAGACCATTTATCCCTGGTGGTGTTGGAATATTAAATGTAGAAGAAGGTGGTCCAGATCCTGTGTTTAGCTTTAATGCTGATCAATTTCAAACTGAAGCAGATATTGAAAATTTTGATGATTCAGGAATCCTATCTTCAAGATGGCAAATGCAAGTTGGTGTAAGATATATCTTCAACTAA
- a CDS encoding ATP-binding protein produces MINKRLLIKNLLAHNGENSFYDNKLLINIGSKEGKAKFLKHVCSLSNTNPISNSYIVIGIEDESNKIVGVDFFDDSKIQNLVNAYLEHPPIVSYENIQFPHLPDDKVVGLVSIRPKRDQSICALRKNIWKYWGGTVFMREGSISKPKVFDIEIKDINSEIVAAIEQNSQNNIELTLDSFHDFLLNSKDFNPKYKVFKEYFVLCWAGKPKTVGDKTFYSRVNIQLINEQVKLFYSDLDEVEIQYDEDKFQIIEYVHLGLQNQFNYYPLEKVMIHFRDNMHYDIESKLMFEPPQFDQKTLRHYLNHNDSLLKKLKNKVDLNSAEKRELVNLSTIYLIAYLNGFAYCLENLEEAKPLLKAAHPKAHQRLKDNLRILRKTKYN; encoded by the coding sequence ATGATTAACAAGCGCCTCCTTATTAAAAACCTACTTGCCCATAATGGGGAAAATAGTTTCTACGATAATAAATTACTTATAAACATAGGGAGTAAAGAGGGAAAAGCTAAATTTTTAAAACACGTGTGTTCCCTTTCTAACACTAACCCAATAAGTAATAGTTACATCGTTATTGGGATTGAAGATGAAAGCAATAAAATCGTTGGGGTTGACTTTTTTGATGACAGCAAAATCCAAAACTTAGTGAATGCCTATTTAGAACACCCACCAATCGTGTCTTACGAAAACATTCAATTTCCGCATTTGCCAGACGATAAGGTGGTGGGGCTCGTGAGCATTCGTCCAAAAAGAGATCAAAGCATCTGCGCTTTGCGTAAAAATATCTGGAAGTATTGGGGAGGTACCGTTTTTATGAGAGAAGGAAGCATTAGCAAGCCTAAGGTATTTGATATCGAAATAAAAGATATCAATTCTGAAATTGTTGCTGCTATTGAACAAAACTCTCAGAATAATATTGAATTAACTCTAGACAGTTTTCACGATTTCCTTTTAAACAGTAAAGATTTCAATCCTAAATATAAAGTCTTTAAAGAATACTTTGTCTTATGCTGGGCGGGAAAACCTAAAACCGTTGGTGATAAGACTTTCTATTCTAGAGTCAACATTCAGTTGATCAATGAGCAAGTCAAGTTGTTTTATTCTGATTTGGATGAAGTTGAAATTCAATATGATGAGGATAAGTTTCAAATTATTGAATATGTACATTTGGGTCTCCAAAATCAATTCAATTATTACCCTTTAGAAAAAGTCATGATCCATTTCAGAGATAATATGCATTACGATATAGAGTCCAAGTTGATGTTTGAGCCCCCTCAATTTGATCAAAAAACGCTAAGGCATTATCTCAACCATAATGACAGTCTCTTAAAAAAGCTTAAAAATAAGGTCGACTTAAATTCAGCAGAAAAAAGAGAACTTGTTAATTTGTCTACGATTTATCTTATCGCTTATCTCAATGGTTTTGCTTATTGTTTAGAAAATCTGGAGGAGGCTAAGCCTTTATTAAAGGCAGCACACCCTAAAGCTCATCAACGGCTAAAAGACAACTTAAGAATTTTACGAAAAACAAAATACAATTAG
- a CDS encoding IS630 family transposase, with protein sequence MRISLNKDSYDSVNLYFQDEARFGMMNHLGKYITASGVKPIVTYQHIYKTTYLYGSYSPINGDSFVWEINGVSTNIFQAYLREFSTHNPKEYKIVVIDNAGFHSTKNIEVPQNIVLLRIPPYNPELNPCEQVWQYIKNRFKNQRFESMKSLKQWLSEMVCEMKPETIKSITGNHHFLKAFNTAFNN encoded by the coding sequence ATTAGAATTAGTCTTAATAAAGATAGTTACGACTCTGTTAATTTATACTTTCAAGATGAAGCTCGATTTGGAATGATGAATCATCTTGGAAAATACATAACCGCTAGCGGTGTAAAGCCAATAGTGACCTATCAACATATTTATAAAACGACCTATCTATACGGTAGTTACTCCCCAATAAACGGAGACTCTTTTGTTTGGGAAATAAATGGTGTAAGTACTAACATATTTCAAGCCTATCTGCGAGAATTTTCAACACATAATCCAAAGGAATATAAAATTGTAGTGATTGATAATGCAGGATTTCATTCTACAAAAAATATAGAGGTGCCACAAAATATAGTTCTTTTAAGAATACCCCCATACAATCCTGAACTAAACCCATGCGAACAAGTATGGCAATACATTAAAAATCGATTTAAGAATCAAAGATTCGAATCGATGAAAAGTTTAAAACAATGGCTAAGCGAAATGGTCTGCGAAATGAAACCTGAAACCATTAAATCTATAACAGGAAATCACCATTTTCTAAAAGCTTTTAATACGGCATTTAATAACTAA
- the atpH gene encoding ATP synthase F1 subunit delta, with product MGSRAAGRRYAKAIIELAQEENLEDKVLDDFKLIHSTIDENKDLKLMLSSPLIEVTKKQSVLLEVFKSVQPLVQKLIKTLAINNRIAILEEISEEYISLYNTQRHIQYASVITAAKMTKEIEEKVQNKIKEITGYTANLTNQVDESILGGFVLRLKDLQFDASVSTSLNRFKRQLL from the coding sequence ATGGGAAGTAGAGCGGCAGGAAGAAGATATGCCAAGGCCATTATAGAATTAGCACAAGAGGAGAATTTAGAAGATAAAGTTCTTGACGACTTTAAGCTTATCCATTCTACAATTGATGAGAATAAAGACTTGAAGTTGATGTTATCTAGTCCACTTATAGAAGTAACTAAGAAGCAATCTGTTCTTTTAGAGGTATTCAAATCAGTTCAACCTCTAGTTCAAAAGCTCATAAAAACCCTTGCGATCAACAATCGTATCGCAATTTTAGAAGAGATATCTGAAGAATACATTTCGCTCTATAATACACAGCGTCATATTCAATATGCATCTGTCATTACAGCTGCCAAGATGACTAAGGAAATCGAAGAAAAAGTTCAAAATAAAATTAAAGAAATAACCGGATATACAGCAAATCTAACCAACCAAGTAGATGAATCTATACTTGGTGGATTTGTACTCAGGTTGAAAGACCTTCAATTTGATGCAAGTGTATCTACTAGTCTTAACCGATTTAAAAGACAATTATTATAA
- a CDS encoding peptidoglycan DD-metalloendopeptidase family protein, whose protein sequence is MRTPFAYFVLIILSFTVLTSCNEDIEKVSKKETIELEVEKKPESKVYGFKLSDFEVILDTVKRGETFGFIMDRHGVTPGQVFQITQTIPDSVMNFRRINYGKPYMLLKSKDSTRRVEHFIYQKSVINYAVVSLDSIHGLAKSKPVTIKQKTTSGVISSSLSAAIDQAGLDYLLTNRFADIYQWSVDFFKLQKGDQFKLIYKEKYIDDTIYAGLETIDAAVLKHKGREFYSFNFEIDSLTGRTDFFDEEAGTLRSFFLKAPLKFSRISSRYTGRRFHPVQRRWKAHKGTDYAAGTGTPIWSTADGVITKASYTSGNGNYVKVRHTNKYSTQYLHMSRRAVKVGQYVKQGEIIGYVGQTGLATGPHVCYRFWVNGKQVDPYKQDLPDAEPMKESLKPSYFDYIKPLKIKIDEVEYKRIL, encoded by the coding sequence TTGAGAACACCCTTCGCTTACTTTGTTTTAATAATTCTTTCTTTTACAGTATTGACCTCTTGCAATGAAGATATCGAAAAGGTATCCAAAAAGGAAACCATTGAATTGGAAGTTGAGAAAAAACCTGAGTCAAAAGTATATGGATTTAAGTTAAGTGATTTTGAAGTTATTTTAGATACTGTAAAACGCGGTGAAACTTTTGGGTTTATCATGGATAGACATGGAGTTACCCCAGGACAAGTTTTTCAAATCACACAAACTATCCCAGATTCTGTAATGAATTTCAGGCGTATCAATTATGGTAAGCCTTATATGCTCTTAAAGAGTAAAGATTCTACAAGACGGGTTGAGCATTTCATATATCAAAAGTCTGTCATAAACTATGCAGTTGTTAGCCTAGACAGTATCCACGGTCTAGCAAAGTCCAAACCAGTTACAATTAAACAGAAGACGACCTCTGGAGTCATTTCTTCATCGCTTTCAGCAGCTATAGATCAAGCGGGTTTAGATTATTTATTGACCAATAGATTCGCCGATATTTACCAGTGGAGTGTAGATTTCTTCAAACTTCAAAAAGGAGATCAATTTAAACTTATCTACAAAGAAAAATATATAGACGATACCATTTATGCTGGACTCGAAACCATAGATGCTGCGGTCTTAAAGCATAAAGGGAGAGAGTTTTATTCTTTCAATTTTGAAATTGATAGTTTAACTGGACGCACAGACTTCTTTGATGAGGAAGCAGGTACGTTGAGAAGTTTCTTTTTAAAAGCTCCCCTAAAGTTTAGTCGCATATCTTCAAGATATACTGGACGTCGTTTCCACCCCGTACAAAGACGTTGGAAAGCTCACAAGGGGACAGATTATGCAGCAGGAACAGGAACCCCAATCTGGTCTACAGCGGATGGTGTTATCACCAAAGCTAGCTATACCAGTGGCAACGGAAATTACGTCAAGGTAAGACACACCAATAAATACTCTACGCAATACCTTCACATGTCTAGAAGAGCTGTAAAAGTTGGCCAATATGTTAAGCAAGGTGAAATTATTGGGTATGTAGGACAAACCGGTCTAGCAACTGGACCTCATGTCTGTTACAGGTTTTGGGTGAACGGAAAACAAGTAGACCCCTATAAACAAGACCTACCAGATGCAGAACCTATGAAGGAATCTCTAAAGCCTTCCTATTTTGATTATATCAAGCCATTGAAAATAAAAATTGATGAGGTTGAGTATAAAAGGATTTTATAA
- a CDS encoding helix-turn-helix domain-containing protein, translating into MGRKAILEIKESDSELKKLLLKQKTLKAEKRLKSLLAIKSGKFETRQELADFLGIHIRTLERWIVNYNAGGVEMMLTDKPKNKTSKIITPQIHKGLSQRVHDPNNPFLGYWDAQNWVEQEYGVVVKYQRIREYLIQHFKTKPKTPRKSHYKKDVEAEKAFLKTP; encoded by the coding sequence ATGGGAAGAAAAGCAATTTTAGAGATCAAGGAATCAGATTCGGAGCTAAAGAAACTCTTGTTAAAACAGAAAACCTTAAAAGCAGAAAAACGTTTAAAGAGTTTGCTAGCCATTAAGTCTGGCAAATTTGAAACCCGACAAGAATTAGCTGATTTTTTAGGGATTCATATCAGAACCCTAGAAAGGTGGATTGTGAACTACAATGCTGGTGGGGTTGAGATGATGTTAACTGATAAGCCTAAAAATAAAACGTCTAAAATTATTACACCACAAATACATAAGGGTTTATCCCAAAGAGTACATGACCCAAATAATCCTTTTTTGGGATACTGGGATGCTCAAAATTGGGTAGAACAAGAGTATGGCGTAGTTGTTAAGTACCAACGGATCCGTGAGTATTTGATTCAACATTTTAAAACAAAACCCAAGACTCCTAGGAAATCTCACTACAAAAAAGATGTAGAGGCTGAAAAAGCTTTTTTAAAAACTCCCTAA
- a CDS encoding metallophosphoesterase yields the protein MSRTLVIGDIHGGFKALIQVLDRAKVTRQDRLIFLGDYVDGWSETPELLSYLIQLKEERDCIFIRGNHDDLVLGWFKTGNSNPKWLQHGGDSTIKAYETVNPTLKNLHHRFLENLTNYHIDSQNRLFLHAGFANMHGPASEFHSNTVYWDRTLWEMALAMDTSLTPSDPTYPDRLKLFNEIYIGHTPTTRIGETKPMNLANLWNIDTGAAFKGPISLVDIDSKQVWQSDPVYELYPEEIGRN from the coding sequence ATGAGTAGGACACTGGTGATTGGAGATATACACGGAGGTTTTAAGGCTTTAATTCAAGTCTTAGATCGTGCCAAAGTGACGAGACAAGATCGATTAATTTTCCTTGGCGATTACGTTGATGGATGGAGTGAGACTCCAGAACTTCTTTCGTACCTCATCCAATTGAAGGAAGAGCGAGACTGTATATTCATAAGGGGGAACCATGATGACCTTGTACTCGGCTGGTTTAAGACTGGCAATTCCAATCCCAAATGGTTACAACATGGTGGAGACAGCACGATAAAAGCATACGAAACCGTAAATCCAACTTTGAAAAATCTCCATCACCGATTTTTAGAAAACCTCACCAATTACCATATCGATAGTCAAAACCGACTTTTTTTACATGCGGGGTTTGCTAACATGCACGGCCCAGCTTCAGAATTTCATTCCAATACAGTATATTGGGACAGAACGCTCTGGGAAATGGCCTTAGCTATGGATACGTCTCTAACGCCGAGCGACCCCACTTATCCAGATCGCCTAAAGTTATTTAATGAAATTTATATCGGCCATACGCCCACCACACGCATTGGAGAAACTAAACCCATGAACTTGGCTAATCTTTGGAATATAGATACTGGTGCTGCTTTTAAAGGCCCTATAAGTTTGGTGGACATCGACTCTAAGCAGGTGTGGCAAAGTGATCCTGTATATGAATTATATCCTGAGGAAATCGGTCGCAATTAG
- the atpG gene encoding ATP synthase F1 subunit gamma encodes MANLKDLRSRITSVSSTMQITSAMKMVSAAKLSRAQNAIENMRPYAEKLNELLQSLSASLDSDTNSPYSNQREVNNVLIIAISSNRGLAGAFNTNIIKRVRSLSSEGYSGKSIKILPIGKKAGDILRKSFDMEKSYNTVYEDLSYDAVTEIAEYLMDLFKTHKFDKIELVYNSFKNAATQIITTEQFLPIKPASERVGEAKSKDYIFEPNKAEIVEDLIPKSLKIQLFKAIRDSVASEHGARMTAMHKATDNATELRNDLKLSYNKARQASITNEILEIVAGAEALSDS; translated from the coding sequence ATGGCTAATTTAAAGGATTTAAGGAGTAGGATAACTTCGGTATCATCAACGATGCAGATCACAAGTGCCATGAAAATGGTTTCTGCTGCTAAGTTGAGCCGTGCACAAAATGCAATTGAGAACATGCGTCCCTATGCAGAGAAGCTCAACGAGCTTTTGCAAAGCTTAAGCGCATCCTTAGACAGCGATACAAATAGTCCTTACTCCAATCAAAGAGAAGTCAATAATGTATTAATTATTGCTATTTCTTCAAATAGAGGTTTGGCAGGAGCGTTTAATACAAATATTATCAAACGCGTAAGAAGTCTGTCCTCCGAAGGGTATTCAGGAAAGTCGATTAAGATTCTTCCTATCGGTAAAAAAGCGGGAGATATCCTTCGCAAATCATTCGATATGGAGAAATCTTACAATACTGTGTATGAAGATCTTTCCTATGATGCTGTTACAGAAATTGCTGAATACCTAATGGATCTATTTAAAACTCATAAGTTTGATAAAATAGAATTGGTGTACAACAGCTTCAAGAATGCAGCCACCCAAATTATTACGACAGAACAATTTTTACCTATAAAACCTGCAAGTGAAAGGGTTGGAGAAGCCAAGTCTAAGGACTATATATTCGAACCTAATAAGGCTGAAATTGTAGAAGATTTAATTCCTAAGTCTTTAAAGATTCAATTGTTTAAAGCAATTAGAGATTCTGTAGCCTCAGAACATGGGGCTAGAATGACAGCGATGCATAAAGCTACAGATAATGCTACTGAGTTGAGAAATGATCTTAAGTTGTCTTATAACAAAGCTAGGCAAGCTTCTATTACTAATGAGATTTTAGAAATTGTAGCTGGAGCTGAAGCGCTTTCAGATAGCTAA